From a single Cyprinus carpio isolate SPL01 chromosome A3, ASM1834038v1, whole genome shotgun sequence genomic region:
- the LOC109070965 gene encoding butyrophilin subfamily 3 member A3-like, whose protein sequence is MKLLCLTLLLVSGITDSRSEQYKLVGSADPVFAVAGEDVILPCSVKPNISVVDMRVEWFRPGLKNSLVHFYEDHEDRNTDQIESYRGRTKLIHQELQRGDASLKLSSVRVSDEGRYKCFIQSKAWYDDTTVNVRVEAVGGPPVITVDGFDHSGGLHLQCESEGWYPEPKLEWLDSEGVSLSSETTETHRNTDRFSVKHTITGYERDSKIHCSVKLRHHMLETLIIISKKMFISWRNYWRTSVIMISVAVVLSVFAGIIIATFVNKTRVTTHLRRYTVNVILDADTAHPYLFTSDDGKQVRNGNKKQKGMDGQKDRFDYYLGALGKDGFSSGCFYFEVQVKGQTEWYLGVTRESASRNGWIRLSPENGYWTVTLRDGGYWARESSRVSLSLSVNPQRVGVFVDYEKGLVSFYDVESMYHIYSYTDQSFDEKLYPFVCLGEGYYSWNTNSIPLIICDDY, encoded by the exons ATGAAATTACTTTGTTTGACTCTCCTGCTTGTGAGTGGAATTACAGACTCAAGATCAG AGCAGTATAAGCTAGTGGGATCTGCAGATCCTGTATTTGCTGTAGCTGGTGAAGATGTGATCCTGCCCTGTTCAGTCAAACCCAACATCAGTGTTGTGGACATGAGAGTGGAGTGGTTTAGACCTGGTCTGAAAAACTCACTTGTGCATTTCTATGAGGATCatgaagacagaaacacagaTCAGATTGAGTCCTACAGAGGCAGAACAAAACTGATCCATCAGGAACTACAGAGAGGAGATGCATCACTCAAACTCTCATCAGTCCGAGTCTCTGATGAAGGACGTTATAAGTGTTTTATTCAGTCTAAAGCATGGTATGATGACACCACTGTTAATGTCAGAGTTGAGG CTGTAGGAGGTCCTCCAGTGATCACTGTAGATGGGTTTGATCATTCAGGAGGGCTTCATCTTCAGTGTGAATCTGAAGGCTGGTATCCTGAACCTAAACTTGAGTGGCTGGACAGTGAAGGAGTTAGTTTGAGTTCAGAAactacagagacacacagaaacacagacagattCAGTGTGAAACACACCATCACTGGATATGAGAGAGACAGCAAGATTCACTGCAGTGTCAAACTGAGACATCACATGCTGGAGACACTGATTATCATAA gtaaaaaaatgtttatttcttggAGGAATTATTGGAGGACATCAGTCATCATGATTTCAGTCGCTGTTGTGTTAAGTGTGTTTGCTGGTATAATAATAgctacatttgttaataaaaccaGAG tgactaCACATTTAAGAAGATACACAG tgaatgtGATTCTGGATGCTGATACGGCTCATCCTTATCTCTTCACTTCTGATGATGGGAAACAAGTGAGAAATGGAAACAAAAAGCAGAAAGGAATGGATGGACAAAAAGACAGATTTGATTATTATCTTGGTGCTCTTGGGAAGGATGGATTCTCCTCGGGGTGTTTTTACTTTGAGGTGCAGGTGAAGGGACAAACTGAGTGGTATTTAGGAGTGACCAGAGAATCTGCTAGCAGGAATGGCTGGATCCGTCTGAGTCCTGAAAATGGATACTGGACTGTGACTCTGAGAGATGGGGGGTATTGGGCTCGTGAGTCTTCacgtgtctctctttctctgagtgTGAATCCTCAGAGGgttggtgtgtttgtggattatgagAAGGGTCTTGTCTCCTTTTATGATGTGGAGTCCATGTATCATATATATTCTTACACTGATCAGTCTTTTGATGAGAAACTCTAtccatttgtttgtttgggggaaggTTATTATTCTTGGAATACAAATTCTATCCCACTGATCATCTGTGATGATTACTAA